TTATGAGCATGTGCAACACCACTAGGATAGCCGCTGGTAGCGAACACCTCTTCGCCTACGCCTTAGAGGAGGTAACTGGGAAGGAACTCCTACATGGGGAGACTGTTGGCCTTGGTGCCGCCCTGCTGGCTCCCCTCCACGGGATAGACAGGGAGTACGTGCTCGATGCTTTGGACAGGGCGTCCCTACCCACGAGCTTCTCCGACCTAGGAGTGTCCGAGGAAGAGGTGGTTACAGCGCTCACTATCGCTCATAAGATGAGGAACTGGTACACAGTGCTGGGGGAGGGAATGAGCCGGGAAGCCGCTGAGAGACTGGCTGAGGGCCTCGTCTAATCTCCCTCGTTGAGTTTCTTGGCTATCTCCTTAGCTCTCTTTGTGGCAGCCTCAACGGCCTTCATCACGGCGGTCCTTATACCGCTCTCCTCCAAGTAGAATATGCCCTCTATAGTAGTCCCAGCCGGTGTGAGGACCATCTCCTTGATTTCCGCGGGATGCCTTCCTGACTGGAGGTAGAGCTTCGCCGTCCCGAACACCGTGTAGGCTGAGCTCAGGTAGGCGAAGTCCCTCGGCAGACCCACCTTCAAACCAGCGTAGGCCATGGCCTCAATCAAGGTCGCTATGTAGGCTGGTCCGCTCCCGCTCAACGCAGTTACGGCATCCATCAGCTCCTCATCCACTTCGTGGGCTTCTCCCATCTCTTTAAGGAGCTGCACGACTACAGCTTCATCCTTAGAGTCTAGATCAGGTCCCTTCGAGTAGGCGGTGAAGGAGGCCTTTACCATCACAGCTATGTTCGGCATAGCTCTGACTATCTTGGCTCCGGGTGCGGCGACCTTGAGCTTCTTTATCGGAACAGCTGCAGCCACAGATATTACGATCTTTCCCTCTACTAAGTCCGAGATCTCCTTAAGCACATCGACCGCCTTGTAGGGTTTGACGGCTATTATCACTATATCGGAGTTGGCAGCGACCTCCCTGTTGTCGCTCGTCACCCTGATACCCAGCCCCCTCAACTCCTCCAGCTCGTGCACCTTCCTCCTGGAAGCTATCACGGACCATCTGCCACTCTCGGCCAGCACCTTGGCCATAGCGGAACCGATCTGACCTGCCCCTATTATACCGACATTCCTCATATTCGCCAACCCTCATTCGATTCCTTAAAAATTGAGTGTGGAATGGGGCTCGAGCCCCTCACAGCGCGAGGGAGTAGAGGCCTTCCTCAGATCTCTTTACTATCCCCTTCCTTGCGAGAGACCTCATCTTGGCTGCTACCTTCTGTGTGGAGAAGCCAGCCTCTTTCGCTATCTCACCGCACTTGGCGGGCTTTCCTATCCTCTCCAAGGCCTTCAATATCTTCTTAGCATCCTCGTCCACGTCAAGTGCCTCTATCTTGCTCTTCTCTGTCTTCTTGGCCTTTGCCTTCCTACTAGAGGTTTTCTTCGTGCTCTTAGACTTGCTACCCCTCTTCTTACAGGGCATTAGAT
Above is a window of Thermoproteota archaeon DNA encoding:
- the proC gene encoding pyrroline-5-carboxylate reductase, producing the protein MRNVGIIGAGQIGSAMAKVLAESGRWSVIASRRKVHELEELRGLGIRVTSDNREVAANSDIVIIAVKPYKAVDVLKEISDLVEGKIVISVAAAVPIKKLKVAAPGAKIVRAMPNIAVMVKASFTAYSKGPDLDSKDEAVVVQLLKEMGEAHEVDEELMDAVTALSGSGPAYIATLIEAMAYAGLKVGLPRDFAYLSSAYTVFGTAKLYLQSGRHPAEIKEMVLTPAGTTIEGIFYLEESGIRTAVMKAVEAATKRAKEIAKKLNEGD